A genomic region of Myxosarcina sp. GI1 contains the following coding sequences:
- a CDS encoding PilN domain-containing protein, whose translation MYSLDINFLKDRDLVTTSETTTKSLTDPSALADKAPIAIGAAVALIFPALMFGYLKRVEAKTAELEGEIQQTQGEIAKLSQENSQLDELKQQVETAKAETQAFVSVFEKLTPWAAILQEVSDRTPPGVRVDSLQQTGAEGEAGINLAGVALSYDDVNDFVLFLERSPFFDSRNTKLNGASTTELAVNFEDEPELPENASLVIPQGVKYTIFAQLSDTPTSQLIQEINNKGSVGVVTRLKTLERQGAIAK comes from the coding sequence ATGTATAGTTTAGATATTAATTTTCTTAAAGACCGAGACTTAGTAACAACCTCGGAAACTACTACCAAGTCTCTAACCGATCCTTCGGCTCTTGCTGACAAAGCACCTATCGCTATCGGAGCAGCAGTGGCTCTCATTTTTCCCGCTTTGATGTTTGGCTATCTCAAACGTGTAGAAGCTAAAACTGCCGAGCTTGAAGGAGAGATTCAACAGACACAGGGTGAAATAGCGAAGCTCAGTCAAGAAAACAGCCAGCTAGACGAACTAAAGCAACAGGTAGAGACAGCAAAAGCAGAAACCCAGGCTTTTGTCAGCGTATTTGAAAAGCTCACTCCCTGGGCGGCAATTTTGCAGGAAGTTAGCGATCGCACTCCCCCTGGAGTAAGAGTAGATTCTCTTCAGCAAACGGGTGCGGAAGGAGAAGCAGGTATCAATTTAGCAGGTGTGGCTCTTTCTTACGATGATGTGAATGACTTTGTACTGTTTTTAGAACGCTCGCCTTTTTTCGATAGTCGAAACACTAAATTAAACGGTGCTAGCACCACCGAATTAGCGGTCAATTTTGAAGACGAACCAGAATTACCCGAAAATGCTTCTTTGGTCATTCCTCAAGGAGTTAAATATACTATTTTCGCTCAATTGAGCGACACTCCAACTTCACAACTAATCCAGGAAATAAACAATAAAGGTTCGGTTGGAGTTGTTACCAGATTAAAAACCCTAGAACGTCAAGGAGCGATCGCAAAATGA
- the pilM gene encoding type IV pilus assembly protein PilM, giving the protein MLQNLTNIFAKQSDSIGIEINPRKINIVQIAKKGQKYKLLKNVSANVPDGVYEDGQIVDALTLSELIKDTLKVNNIKAKRVVSAVPMREAIIRIVPVPAELDEEELKDMVLVHEAGMYLPYPREEVDLDYVKLGYFMDEDGIEKVNVLLVATRKEVTDLYLEVFEHANLQTVVLEINSFALIRTIREQLRQFGSREGVVLVDIDFDSTEIAIIVEGVPQFSRTVPVGLEQMYDSMSQAIGDENIVDDLEFLQQVRLMENVPSEEDDMDASIITSAVLRVLSELTDELGRSINFYLNQSEDLEIAQLLLAGPGAAIAQLDDFLTQKLNLPALKIDPVMALALEANDSIAPFQRPGWGVALGLGMRED; this is encoded by the coding sequence ATGCTCCAAAATCTAACCAATATTTTTGCCAAACAGAGTGACAGTATTGGTATTGAAATAAATCCCCGCAAAATCAATATCGTTCAGATAGCCAAAAAAGGTCAAAAATACAAACTACTTAAAAATGTTTCGGCTAATGTTCCTGATGGCGTGTACGAAGATGGTCAAATTGTCGATGCTTTAACTCTATCAGAGTTAATTAAAGATACGCTTAAAGTTAATAATATTAAAGCCAAAAGAGTCGTTAGTGCTGTGCCAATGCGGGAAGCAATTATCAGAATCGTTCCCGTTCCTGCCGAACTAGACGAAGAAGAGTTAAAAGATATGGTTCTGGTTCATGAAGCGGGCATGTATTTGCCATATCCGCGAGAAGAAGTAGATCTCGATTATGTTAAGTTGGGCTACTTTATGGACGAAGACGGCATTGAAAAAGTCAACGTTTTATTAGTTGCAACCAGAAAAGAAGTTACCGACCTCTATTTAGAAGTTTTCGAGCATGCAAATTTACAAACTGTCGTACTCGAAATTAATAGCTTTGCTCTGATTAGAACTATTCGCGAACAGCTTCGTCAGTTTGGTTCTAGAGAGGGAGTAGTTTTAGTCGATATTGATTTTGATAGCACTGAAATTGCCATAATTGTCGAGGGAGTACCTCAGTTTTCGAGAACCGTACCTGTAGGACTCGAACAGATGTATGATTCGATGTCTCAAGCAATAGGTGATGAAAATATTGTTGATGACTTAGAGTTCTTGCAGCAGGTTCGGTTGATGGAAAATGTACCCAGCGAAGAAGACGATATGGATGCTTCCATTATTACTTCTGCCGTTTTGAGAGTTTTGAGCGAACTGACCGATGAATTGGGACGATCGATCAATTTTTATCTCAACCAAAGCGAAGATTTGGAAATAGCCCAATTATTGCTGGCAGGTCCAGGAGCAGCGATCGCGCAACTCGATGACTTTTTAACTCAAAAATTAAACTTACCCGCTCTCAAAATCGATCCTGTAATGGCTTTGGCATTAGAAGCAAACGATAGTATCGCACCTTTTCAACGGCCTGGCTGGGGCGTGGCTCTGGGTTTGGGCATGAGAGAAGACTGA
- a CDS encoding sugar ABC transporter substrate-binding protein, with amino-acid sequence MNGILNFKKFGLWLSLGLLISWLFSCSPNTGSNSQELEFWTMQLKPQFTQYFQKLNSNFETTNESVKLRWVDIPWSAMESKILTSISAKTAPDVVNLNPGFASQLATRNAWLNLDEAVSSQVKQTYLPQIWQASSVKVCEENNCSQTTFGLPWYLTTRVTIYNQNLLQQAGIAKPPQTYEELAEVARQVKEKTGKYAFFTTFVAGDSAEVLESLVQMGVNLVDENGKAAFDNPQGIEAFRYWVDLYQQGLLPPEVLTQGHRHGIELYQAGETALLASGAEFLNAITNNAPTIAKVSAAAPQITGKTGKKNVAVMNLVIPRSSDKLDAALNYALYVTNTKNQIAFAKEANVLPSTVEAVEQYVREIETQETTTSVEQAKKISALQLKDAEVLIPAMDNLQVLQKAIYDNLQAAMLDEKTVEQAVKDAAMQWNNS; translated from the coding sequence ATGAACGGTATTTTGAATTTTAAAAAGTTTGGTCTGTGGCTCTCATTAGGACTATTAATTAGCTGGTTGTTTAGCTGTAGTCCGAATACTGGTTCTAATTCTCAAGAGCTTGAATTTTGGACGATGCAGCTAAAACCGCAATTTACTCAGTACTTTCAGAAACTAAATAGTAATTTTGAAACGACAAACGAATCGGTAAAATTGCGTTGGGTAGATATACCCTGGTCGGCAATGGAGAGTAAAATTTTGACTTCTATTTCGGCAAAAACCGCGCCAGATGTAGTTAACTTAAATCCTGGCTTTGCTTCTCAACTGGCAACTCGCAATGCTTGGTTAAATCTAGACGAGGCAGTCTCTTCCCAAGTAAAACAAACCTATTTACCTCAAATCTGGCAAGCCAGCAGTGTTAAAGTTTGTGAAGAAAATAACTGTAGCCAGACTACCTTTGGTCTGCCTTGGTATCTAACTACCAGGGTTACTATTTACAATCAAAATCTCCTACAGCAGGCAGGTATTGCTAAACCCCCTCAAACTTACGAAGAACTAGCTGAAGTCGCCAGACAAGTCAAAGAAAAAACTGGAAAATACGCTTTCTTTACTACTTTTGTTGCTGGTGATTCGGCAGAAGTATTAGAATCTTTGGTGCAAATGGGAGTAAATTTAGTAGATGAAAATGGCAAAGCTGCTTTTGATAATCCTCAAGGGATTGAGGCGTTTCGCTACTGGGTAGATTTATACCAACAAGGATTACTGCCGCCAGAAGTGTTGACTCAGGGACATCGTCACGGAATCGAACTTTATCAGGCTGGAGAAACGGCTTTACTTGCTTCTGGTGCGGAGTTTTTAAACGCTATTACTAATAATGCGCCAACTATTGCCAAAGTTTCCGCTGCTGCCCCCCAAATTACGGGTAAAACTGGCAAAAAAAATGTCGCGGTAATGAATTTAGTCATTCCTCGTAGTAGCGATAAATTAGATGCAGCATTAAACTACGCACTTTACGTCACCAACACCAAAAATCAAATTGCTTTTGCTAAAGAAGCCAATGTGCTTCCCTCTACTGTCGAAGCAGTAGAACAATATGTTCGAGAGATAGAAACCCAAGAAACAACTACCTCAGTAGAACAAGCTAAAAAAATTAGCGCACTTCAATTAAAAGATGCCGAAGTCTTAATTCCTGCAATGGACAATCTTCAGGTATTGCAAAAAGCAATTTACGACAATTTACAGGCGGCAATGCTAGATGAGAAAACTGTAGAACAGGCGGTTAAGGATGCTGCTATGCAATGGAATAATAGCTAA
- a CDS encoding type II toxin-antitoxin system HicA family toxin, with the protein MKVKDAVKKLEQDGWYLKRTKGSHRQFKHPTKSGTVTVSGKLSKEIPIGTLKSIWKQAQIEED; encoded by the coding sequence ATGAAAGTAAAAGATGCAGTTAAAAAACTAGAACAAGATGGCTGGTATCTTAAGAGAACAAAAGGCAGTCATCGTCAGTTTAAACATCCGACTAAATCGGGTACAGTAACAGTATCAGGAAAACTCAGTAAAGAAATTCCGATTGGCACTTTAAAGAGTATTTGGAAACAAGCACAGATAGAAGAGGATTAA
- a CDS encoding type II toxin-antitoxin system HicB family antitoxin has translation MRYAVIIERGKNSYGAYVPDLPGCIAVGDTPEEVKILIQEAIEFHLEGLQENGESIPQPSSSIEYIEAKISA, from the coding sequence ATGCGCTATGCAGTCATAATCGAACGAGGTAAAAATAGCTATGGTGCTTATGTTCCTGACTTACCAGGTTGTATTGCGGTAGGAGATACTCCAGAAGAAGTTAAGATCTTGATTCAAGAAGCAATTGAATTTCACTTAGAAGGTTTGCAAGAAAACGGAGAATCTATCCCACAGCCTAGCAGTTCTATTGAATATATTGAAGCAAAAATATCAGCATAA
- a CDS encoding HU family DNA-binding protein yields MNKGELVDRISQKATVTKKQADAVLSAAIETIMEAVSDGDKVTLVGFGSFERRDRKEREGRNPKTGEKMSIPATQVPAFSAGKLFKDKVAPK; encoded by the coding sequence ATGAATAAAGGTGAATTAGTCGATCGCATTTCTCAAAAAGCGACTGTTACCAAAAAACAAGCCGATGCAGTTTTATCGGCAGCAATCGAAACCATTATGGAAGCCGTATCCGATGGCGACAAAGTTACTTTAGTCGGCTTTGGTTCTTTCGAGCGACGCGATCGCAAAGAAAGAGAGGGACGTAACCCAAAAACTGGCGAAAAAATGTCAATTCCTGCGACTCAAGTACCAGCTTTTTCCGCAGGTAAACTATTTAAGGATAAAGTCGCTCCTAAATAG
- a CDS encoding CBS domain-containing protein: MDIILCHQTVDFDALGSAIALSRLKPGAKIVLTGGAHRAVKNFLALYRDEFALVELRSITPESITAINIVDTQKRDRLGKAVEWLDLPNVTELEIYDHHVDLTSDIPATKIHTESLGAITTYIVELLQQQAIVPTPFEATAMALGIHVDTGSLTYSGTTPRDAKALAWLMENQANVDIISEYVEPGLSPQLQELLQQALADLQVENIRGYALASVLLQTDEFVPGLSSLAARLIDLTESDVLLLGHQYNKKNEKKLVVIGRSRLKEIDLNELFAAFGGGGHAQAASMTINTKEPTYIWQQIISQLQEQIPHPPTARDLMSSPVRTIRPTTTIEHAQRILFRYGHSGLSVVDESDRLVGVISRRDLDLALHHGFSHAPVKGYMSRNLKTITPDTPLPEIESLMVTYDIGRLPVLDDERLIGVVTRTDVLRQLHQDRSAISPDIGAKPKFTSHLLPTLQQRLEPPIWQLLSQVSQEAKAKGWNLYLVGGGVRDVLLAKDKECLLLQDIDLVVDGFHRAADNRAGVALAETIREIYPQARLSVHGEFQTAALLWHQDPILGNLWIDIATARTEFYPYPAANPEVEASSIRQDLYRRDFTINALAVRLTPPRKRELSRKGDLLDFFGGLLDLESGLIRVLHPNSFIEDPTRIYRAVRFAVRLGFTIEPQTEGYIRYAIDSGVYDRLRLSDRQAPALTTRLRAELKYILDSNYWQPALKLLSDLKALRCLHPDLELTTELWRQVKTGSGWLQYLDPNRDWQHWLIRLEILIAHLPPSERKIVATNLQLPKDSLQRLRQLQKLETEIAEQLKSSDKSSEIYQLLRPYKFIGLVLFAIRNSLTIRRIVWQYMTRLSKVQPPLNGNDLKTLGYSPGPIYKQILDDLLWAILDGKIKDRDGAIAYLKAKY; encoded by the coding sequence ATGGATATAATTTTATGCCACCAAACGGTAGATTTTGACGCTCTAGGTTCGGCGATCGCTCTATCGCGCCTCAAACCAGGAGCCAAAATTGTCTTAACGGGAGGCGCACACCGTGCGGTTAAGAATTTTTTGGCTCTATATCGCGATGAATTTGCTTTAGTAGAATTGCGATCGATTACTCCTGAAAGCATCACTGCAATTAATATTGTCGATACCCAAAAGCGCGATCGCCTGGGAAAAGCCGTTGAGTGGTTGGATTTACCTAACGTAACTGAACTCGAAATTTACGATCATCATGTAGATTTGACCTCAGATATCCCCGCAACTAAAATCCATACCGAATCTTTAGGGGCAATAACGACATATATAGTTGAGTTATTACAACAACAGGCAATTGTGCCTACGCCTTTTGAGGCGACAGCAATGGCTCTCGGCATTCATGTCGATACGGGTTCGCTAACCTATAGCGGTACTACCCCCAGAGATGCAAAAGCTTTGGCTTGGCTGATGGAAAATCAAGCTAATGTCGATATTATCTCGGAATATGTCGAACCTGGATTATCACCTCAACTACAGGAATTACTTCAACAGGCTCTAGCAGATTTGCAAGTAGAAAATATTAGAGGTTATGCGCTAGCTTCAGTTTTGTTGCAAACCGATGAATTTGTACCTGGTTTGTCTAGCTTGGCGGCGAGATTAATCGATCTGACCGAAAGCGACGTTCTGTTGTTAGGACATCAATACAACAAAAAAAACGAAAAAAAATTAGTAGTTATCGGGCGATCGCGTCTTAAAGAGATCGATTTAAATGAATTGTTTGCCGCTTTTGGCGGTGGCGGACACGCTCAGGCTGCGTCAATGACGATCAATACTAAAGAACCTACATATATTTGGCAACAAATAATCAGTCAGTTACAAGAACAAATTCCCCATCCCCCTACTGCTAGAGACTTGATGTCTTCTCCCGTTCGCACTATTCGCCCCACTACTACCATCGAACACGCCCAAAGAATTTTGTTTCGCTACGGTCATTCGGGACTGTCGGTAGTTGATGAGAGCGATCGCCTGGTAGGGGTGATTTCTCGTCGCGATCTCGATCTGGCTTTACATCATGGCTTTAGCCATGCCCCAGTCAAGGGATACATGAGCCGTAATTTAAAAACTATTACTCCCGATACGCCATTGCCAGAGATTGAGTCATTGATGGTAACTTATGATATTGGCAGACTACCCGTACTGGACGACGAACGATTAATTGGCGTAGTTACTCGCACCGATGTTTTGCGGCAGCTACATCAAGATCGCAGCGCGATCTCTCCAGACATAGGTGCTAAACCCAAGTTTACTTCTCATTTATTACCGACTCTGCAACAACGTCTAGAACCTCCTATTTGGCAGCTTTTATCCCAAGTAAGTCAAGAAGCAAAGGCAAAAGGATGGAATTTGTATTTAGTTGGTGGTGGCGTAAGAGATGTTCTGTTGGCAAAAGATAAAGAATGTTTACTATTGCAAGATATCGATCTAGTAGTAGACGGATTTCATCGAGCGGCTGACAACCGCGCTGGCGTAGCATTAGCCGAAACTATTAGGGAAATTTATCCTCAAGCTCGTTTATCCGTTCATGGCGAGTTTCAAACTGCAGCATTACTCTGGCATCAAGATCCAATCTTAGGTAATCTCTGGATCGATATTGCTACTGCCAGAACCGAATTTTATCCCTATCCAGCCGCTAACCCCGAAGTGGAAGCCAGTTCGATTCGTCAAGACTTGTACCGTCGCGATTTTACTATTAATGCTCTGGCAGTTAGACTAACGCCACCTAGAAAAAGAGAATTATCTCGTAAAGGAGATTTGTTGGACTTTTTTGGCGGTTTGTTAGATTTGGAATCTGGTTTAATTAGAGTGCTTCATCCCAACAGCTTTATTGAAGATCCGACACGCATCTATCGGGCAGTAAGGTTTGCAGTGCGGTTGGGTTTTACCATCGAACCTCAAACTGAGGGCTATATTCGTTATGCCATTGACAGCGGCGTGTACGATCGCCTGCGTTTGAGCGATCGCCAAGCACCAGCATTGACTACCCGATTGAGAGCAGAATTAAAATATATTCTTGACAGCAACTATTGGCAACCTGCTTTAAAGTTACTATCAGATTTAAAGGCATTGCGCTGTCTGCATCCAGATTTGGAATTAACTACAGAACTTTGGCGACAAGTAAAAACGGGTTCGGGTTGGTTACAATATTTAGATCCCAATCGCGACTGGCAACACTGGTTAATTAGACTAGAAATCTTAATCGCTCATTTACCTCCTTCGGAAAGAAAAATTGTCGCTACCAATCTACAGCTACCTAAAGACAGTCTGCAACGTCTCAGACAATTGCAAAAACTAGAAACAGAAATAGCCGAACAGTTAAAATCGAGCGATAAATCTAGCGAAATTTATCAGTTACTTCGTCCATATAAATTTATTGGTTTAGTTTTATTTGCGATTAGAAATTCTCTAACAATACGTCGGATAGTCTGGCAATATATGACACGATTATCTAAAGTTCAACCACCTTTAAACGGCAACGATCTCAAAACTTTAGGTTATTCTCCAGGTCCAATCTACAAACAAATTCTCGACGATTTATTATGGGCAATTTTAGATGGAAAAATAAAAGATCGCGATGGCGCGATCGCCTATCTAAAAGCAAAATATTAA
- a CDS encoding AMIN domain-containing protein codes for MNNHRDRFSLLTGLTVMLLAANPALAAENSITGVNLKEIDNKLELKLTTKNNAEASFFTVRNQNTIEANLLDTELELPEGDRFEQTKPFPGIDSVEITKVDKENTKVVVTTEKDFDLKQLQQQEKEILLSLERSHQPNKLQELGKKAIDTVKQTYNSAFGSDSKSKDEVKPAPKLAQNTTSEIIIDDRVEDLSNSEPLPASTPPEGLVQNNTEPDVLVPNPDVEITGGNQNLPTLPRAVAPPVGDMAVSNIDASPDIVDLGSETIVPRLVLRDAPVREVLSILAREAGLDIVFSLSETEGAPTNEEGEVIGPTVSLDLENQSVQEAFNSVLLVSNLNANRKGNIIYIGDKLPPQARNLISRTLRLNQVRAENAALYLASQGAQGKRLTTEVEETIDPETGRVVQRVELPATLENLDGGLEDEDGTQALLLQGLQVSTDDRLNSITLVGEPRKVEVATSFLTQLDARRRQVAVNVKVIDVNLLNQDAYNSSFSFGINDTFFVQDNGSAILNFGDTAPPNAAQVNSSQFFPTIAPLQVGEAELAPFFDIQENTPFNEINPGFNEFTDTTIPYARPNFGKNNNPFQPGLSDVNIDSETGQIEYEYSLPSLFQFPDSFLSQLEARVTNGNAKILTDPTLMVQEGQQATVKLAQNIVESVETSIDAESGARTITPVIGEAGVVLTVNIERIDDNGFISLSVSPTVSSVGQTQEFDSGGGATNILNLLSKRELSSGLVRLRDGQTLILSGIIQDQERTTVSKVPILGDIPLLGSLFRSTDKANERAEVIVLLTPEVVDEDSNFGYDYTPGKESRELLRENGVGLPGNP; via the coding sequence ATGAATAATCATCGCGATCGCTTTTCTTTATTAACGGGATTAACAGTAATGCTGTTGGCAGCTAACCCCGCACTTGCTGCCGAAAATTCGATTACTGGAGTAAATCTAAAAGAAATTGATAACAAGCTCGAACTAAAACTGACAACTAAAAATAATGCTGAAGCTTCTTTCTTTACCGTTCGCAATCAAAATACTATTGAAGCTAATCTCTTAGATACCGAACTAGAGCTACCAGAAGGAGATAGGTTTGAGCAAACTAAACCCTTTCCTGGTATTGACTCAGTTGAAATTACTAAAGTAGATAAAGAAAATACTAAAGTTGTAGTTACTACTGAAAAAGATTTCGATCTCAAACAACTGCAACAACAAGAAAAAGAAATTCTTCTCAGTCTGGAGCGATCGCACCAACCTAATAAACTACAGGAATTAGGTAAAAAAGCGATCGACACTGTTAAGCAAACCTATAATTCGGCTTTTGGTAGCGATAGCAAGTCTAAAGATGAAGTCAAACCCGCTCCCAAACTGGCTCAAAACACCACTTCCGAAATAATTATCGACGATCGCGTAGAAGATTTATCCAATAGCGAGCCTCTACCAGCCTCAACTCCTCCAGAAGGTTTAGTTCAGAACAATACCGAACCCGATGTTTTAGTTCCCAACCCCGATGTTGAAATTACGGGAGGCAATCAAAATCTTCCCACCTTACCGAGAGCCGTCGCTCCTCCTGTAGGAGACATGGCGGTTTCTAATATCGATGCCAGTCCCGATATTGTCGATTTAGGTTCTGAGACTATTGTGCCTCGTTTAGTTTTACGTGATGCACCTGTTAGAGAAGTATTATCGATACTGGCTCGCGAGGCTGGATTAGATATTGTCTTTTCTCTAAGCGAAACTGAAGGCGCACCAACCAACGAAGAAGGAGAAGTAATTGGTCCTACCGTAAGCTTGGATTTAGAAAATCAATCCGTACAAGAAGCATTTAATTCGGTGCTTTTAGTTTCTAATTTGAATGCTAATCGTAAAGGTAATATTATTTACATTGGCGATAAATTACCTCCTCAAGCCCGCAATTTAATCAGTCGCACTCTCCGCCTCAACCAAGTTCGTGCTGAGAACGCAGCATTATATCTGGCTAGTCAGGGCGCACAGGGTAAAAGACTAACTACGGAAGTAGAAGAAACTATCGATCCCGAAACAGGACGAGTAGTTCAAAGAGTCGAATTACCAGCTACCTTAGAAAATCTCGATGGCGGTTTGGAAGATGAAGACGGTACCCAAGCACTTTTACTCCAAGGATTACAGGTATCTACAGATGACCGTCTTAACTCCATTACTTTAGTTGGCGAACCGCGTAAAGTAGAAGTCGCAACCTCTTTCTTAACTCAATTAGATGCCCGTCGCCGTCAGGTAGCAGTTAATGTCAAAGTTATAGATGTTAACTTACTCAATCAGGATGCCTATAACAGCAGTTTTTCTTTTGGAATTAACGATACTTTCTTCGTACAAGATAATGGTTCTGCTATTCTTAACTTTGGTGATACCGCACCACCTAATGCCGCACAAGTAAACAGCAGTCAGTTTTTTCCTACTATCGCTCCTTTACAAGTAGGGGAGGCAGAGTTAGCACCCTTCTTTGATATTCAAGAAAATACTCCTTTTAATGAAATAAATCCTGGTTTTAATGAATTTACTGACACTACTATTCCTTATGCTCGTCCTAATTTCGGTAAAAACAACAATCCTTTTCAACCAGGACTATCGGACGTAAATATCGATTCAGAGACTGGACAAATTGAATATGAATATAGTCTTCCTAGTCTATTTCAATTTCCCGACAGTTTTTTATCTCAGTTAGAAGCTAGAGTTACCAATGGTAACGCCAAAATTCTTACCGATCCGACTTTGATGGTGCAGGAAGGACAGCAGGCGACGGTAAAACTGGCGCAAAACATTGTTGAGAGTGTAGAGACTAGCATTGATGCCGAAAGTGGCGCAAGAACTATTACACCAGTTATCGGTGAAGCTGGTGTAGTCCTGACTGTCAACATCGAACGCATTGATGATAATGGTTTTATTTCTCTCTCTGTGAGTCCTACTGTAAGTTCTGTGGGTCAAACCCAGGAATTTGATAGTGGCGGTGGTGCGACTAACATTTTGAACTTGTTGAGTAAGCGCGAACTGAGTTCTGGTTTGGTTCGCCTTAGAGATGGTCAAACCTTAATTCTTTCGGGAATTATTCAAGACCAAGAGCGGACAACTGTATCGAAAGTACCGATCTTAGGCGACATTCCCTTACTCGGTTCTTTGTTTAGAAGCACGGACAAAGCCAACGAACGGGCAGAAGTCATAGTTCTGTTGACTCCTGAAGTGGTTGACGAAGATTCTAACTTTGGTTATGACTACACCCCAGGTAAAGAAAGTCGCGAACTCCTTAGAGAAAATGGGGTTGGTCTTCCTGGTAATCCTTAA
- a CDS encoding NYN domain-containing protein, with amino-acid sequence MYIDGNNLNCSIFRMKSKIDYQALKSYLQSCYNPFNSKSKLNFYSGVYSGSKKIEEHSHLRRLGYRVTCLPKDIHQDGTSKTSGDDVNIAIDIIDEVKSGDRVILISGDGDFCPVIKKIKQRDVKVTIIAAQDSVNNRLRFLADEYIDLNTIKNSIASKVGIAA; translated from the coding sequence GTGTATATAGATGGTAATAATCTAAATTGTTCTATTTTTCGGATGAAATCAAAAATAGATTATCAAGCATTAAAATCTTATTTGCAATCCTGTTATAACCCATTTAACAGCAAATCAAAGCTAAATTTTTATAGTGGTGTTTATTCTGGAAGTAAAAAAATAGAAGAGCATTCTCATTTGCGTAGACTTGGTTATCGAGTCACCTGTTTGCCTAAAGATATTCATCAAGATGGTACTTCTAAAACTAGTGGAGACGATGTAAATATTGCCATCGATATTATAGACGAAGTAAAATCTGGCGATCGCGTTATCTTGATTAGTGGTGATGGAGATTTTTGCCCCGTTATTAAAAAAATCAAGCAACGCGATGTTAAAGTTACGATTATTGCTGCACAGGATTCTGTTAACAATCGACTACGATTTTTAGCAGATGAGTATATCGATCTTAATACTATTAAAAACTCAATTGCTAGTAAGGTAGGTATTGCCGCTTAA
- the cobD gene encoding threonine-phosphate decarboxylase CobD: MSRPKHGGNLAWAAAIAGCPVSAILDFSASINPLGLPQSAIAAINNNLERLTAYPDPNYARLRSVLGDYHNLSPDYILPGNGSAELLTWAARELAQQEVTYLVTPAFGDYQRALSAFNANISVCHWLEFPRNTQPKLNRAGIIINNPHNPTGNLWTREEILPYLERFELVVVDEAFMDFLPSDREQSLIAWVKDFPNLIILRSLTKFYSLPGLRIGYAIAHPHRLQRWQQWRDPWSVNILAALVTEAVLQDYEFQQRTWEWLPTARSQLFEGLSKIPQLQPLAGAANFLLVKSEISCTQLQQTLLKQDKILIRDCLSFPELGDRYFRVAVRLAEDNQILVSAIARILQKD; encoded by the coding sequence TTGTCCAGACCAAAACACGGTGGAAATTTAGCTTGGGCAGCCGCAATTGCAGGCTGTCCAGTTTCTGCTATTCTGGACTTTTCTGCCAGTATCAATCCTTTAGGATTGCCTCAAAGCGCGATCGCAGCAATTAATAATAATCTGGAACGGCTTACTGCATATCCCGATCCAAACTATGCTCGGTTGCGCTCTGTTTTGGGCGATTACCATAACCTTAGTCCCGACTATATTTTGCCTGGTAACGGTTCGGCAGAATTGTTAACCTGGGCAGCTAGGGAGTTAGCCCAACAAGAAGTTACATATTTAGTTACTCCTGCTTTTGGCGATTACCAAAGAGCATTATCGGCTTTTAACGCTAATATTTCTGTCTGTCATTGGTTAGAATTCCCTCGCAATACACAACCGAAACTAAATAGAGCGGGAATAATTATTAATAATCCTCATAACCCAACGGGTAATCTATGGACGAGAGAGGAGATTTTACCTTATCTGGAAAGATTTGAGCTAGTGGTTGTAGATGAAGCCTTTATGGACTTTTTGCCCAGCGATCGCGAACAAAGTTTAATTGCCTGGGTCAAAGATTTTCCTAATTTAATAATCTTACGTTCTCTAACCAAATTTTACAGCTTACCTGGGCTACGTATCGGCTATGCGATCGCTCATCCCCACAGGCTACAACGTTGGCAACAATGGCGCGATCCCTGGTCGGTGAATATATTAGCTGCACTTGTCACCGAAGCAGTTCTCCAAGATTATGAATTTCAACAACGGACATGGGAATGGCTACCTACAGCGCGATCGCAATTGTTTGAGGGCTTATCGAAAATTCCCCAACTCCAGCCATTAGCAGGTGCGGCAAATTTTCTATTAGTTAAGTCGGAAATATCTTGTACTCAACTACAGCAAACATTACTGAAACAAGACAAAATTTTAATTAGAGATTGCCTTAGCTTTCCCGAACTAGGCGATCGCTATTTTCGTGTAGCAGTCCGTTTAGCAGAAGACAATCAGATTTTAGTTAGTGCGATCGCTAGAATTCTACAGAAAGATTAA